In a single window of the Leptospira sanjuanensis genome:
- a CDS encoding SpoIID/LytB domain-containing protein, whose product MTRKLVLLLILSIILLEVGCNTVIIRPWTPPYKSRSVHEVRVLLGKAEGDLQIRGEGIISVYDANDLLIKKGIDIISLDASRLKAPIRFTGENPGLEFKSLKVRGSIHLIPQGQGPALVVNVLPLEEYLYAVVPSEVPYSWPMEALKAQAICARTYAVREILNKKNALYDVEATTNSQVYGGYEKEHPSTTKAVQDTTGVMAVYDETPIQAFFHSNSGGKTETPENVWGGKRIPYLSTVASEFDRAGDNFYWKETISGDLVNSKFSNLKLGEIQSIQVLSRTGSGRVDLMELSGTEGSSRIRGKEFRQALGAPVRSLRFGIQKEGNGYLLKGMGSGHGVGLSQWGSFGMAKENYNYVEILRHYYPGTDLARITR is encoded by the coding sequence ATGACCAGAAAACTAGTTTTACTTTTGATTCTTTCCATCATTCTTTTGGAAGTCGGTTGTAATACCGTCATCATTCGTCCTTGGACCCCTCCCTACAAAAGCCGTTCGGTTCACGAGGTGCGGGTTCTCCTCGGCAAGGCGGAAGGCGATCTTCAAATCCGCGGAGAAGGAATCATCTCCGTCTACGACGCGAATGATCTTCTCATTAAAAAAGGGATCGATATCATATCTCTCGACGCGTCCCGTTTGAAAGCTCCGATCCGTTTTACGGGAGAAAACCCGGGCTTGGAATTCAAATCCTTAAAAGTAAGAGGTTCGATTCATCTGATTCCTCAGGGCCAAGGTCCGGCTCTCGTGGTGAACGTTCTTCCTTTAGAGGAATATTTGTACGCGGTCGTCCCTTCGGAAGTTCCGTATAGCTGGCCGATGGAAGCGTTAAAGGCGCAGGCGATCTGCGCGAGAACGTATGCGGTTCGTGAAATATTAAATAAAAAGAATGCACTCTACGATGTGGAAGCGACTACCAATTCCCAAGTGTACGGCGGTTACGAAAAGGAACATCCATCCACTACAAAAGCCGTGCAGGACACGACCGGGGTAATGGCGGTCTACGACGAAACTCCGATCCAAGCATTCTTTCATTCCAACAGCGGCGGTAAAACCGAAACGCCTGAGAACGTATGGGGCGGCAAAAGAATTCCGTATCTTTCCACGGTCGCTTCGGAGTTCGACCGCGCGGGTGATAACTTCTATTGGAAAGAAACGATCTCCGGGGATCTCGTCAATTCCAAATTCTCGAACTTAAAACTAGGAGAAATTCAATCGATTCAAGTTCTTTCCAGAACCGGATCGGGAAGAGTCGACCTCATGGAACTTTCCGGAACGGAAGGAAGTTCCAGAATCCGAGGAAAAGAATTCAGACAAGCCCTCGGCGCTCCGGTCCGCTCCCTTCGTTTCGGAATTCAGAAAGAAGGAAACGGTTATCTCTTAAAAGGAATGGGTTCCGGTCACGGAGTCGGCTTAAGTCAATGGGGAAG